Proteins from a single region of Haloterrigena alkaliphila:
- a CDS encoding thioredoxin family protein, which translates to MSLETMRPNPTWDAASYEDAVDTLEAHNDELVYKVWGGDWCKDCRKLLPDFGATLEAADVPEDRIQEFSLDRDKQGPGVEEYDVELIPTIVVERAPGGAADAGEEVARFVESEDLPPAVWLAARLEEEL; encoded by the coding sequence ATGAGTCTCGAGACCATGCGACCGAATCCCACGTGGGACGCCGCCTCCTACGAGGACGCGGTCGACACGCTCGAAGCGCACAACGACGAACTCGTCTACAAGGTGTGGGGCGGCGACTGGTGTAAGGACTGCCGGAAACTCCTGCCGGATTTCGGCGCGACCCTCGAGGCCGCCGACGTTCCCGAGGATCGAATCCAGGAGTTCTCCCTCGACCGGGACAAGCAGGGGCCCGGCGTCGAGGAGTACGACGTCGAACTCATTCCGACCATCGTGGTGGAGCGCGCGCCCGGCGGCGCGGCCGACGCCGGCGAGGAGGTCGCCCGGTTCGTGGAATCCGAGGACCTGCCGCCGGCGGTCTGGCTCGCTGCGCGACTCGAGGAAGAACTGTAG
- a CDS encoding Leu/Phe/Val dehydrogenase yields the protein MVFELTADSGHEQVSYFTDPETGLRAIVAIHDTSLGPSLGGTRIFDYDTEDDALADVCRLSQAMTYKAAAADLPLGGGKAVIVGDPPAIKTEALLEAYGRAIDCLGGRYITSVDVNSSVEDMDVIAQTTDSVVGTSDGLGDPSPITAHGAFHGIRACAEAVYGTGSLSDREVVIQGLGKVGRSLAEELLAEGAAVTVSDIDADAVEAFARDHDVETVAPEAVYERDCDVFAPCAVGGVVNDDTIPTLECDIVAGAANNVLAERRHANELRDRGVLYAPDYVLNAGGLITVAKEHLGGTREEAYDEAAAIGDRLLELIERADDRGTTVLDAADAYAEERIDGAETTLASSA from the coding sequence ATGGTATTCGAGCTGACGGCCGATTCGGGACACGAACAGGTATCCTATTTCACCGATCCCGAGACGGGATTGCGAGCGATCGTCGCGATCCACGACACGAGCCTCGGCCCCAGTCTCGGCGGAACCCGCATTTTCGACTACGATACGGAGGACGACGCGCTCGCGGACGTCTGTCGCCTCTCGCAGGCGATGACCTACAAGGCGGCCGCGGCGGACCTGCCACTCGGCGGCGGCAAGGCCGTCATCGTCGGCGACCCGCCGGCGATAAAGACGGAGGCGCTGCTCGAGGCCTACGGTCGGGCCATCGACTGCCTGGGCGGGCGCTATATCACGTCGGTCGACGTCAACTCCAGCGTCGAGGACATGGACGTCATCGCGCAAACGACCGACTCCGTCGTCGGCACGAGCGACGGACTGGGCGATCCGTCGCCGATCACGGCTCACGGCGCGTTCCACGGCATTCGGGCCTGCGCGGAGGCCGTTTACGGCACCGGCTCGCTGTCCGACCGCGAAGTCGTGATTCAGGGGCTCGGCAAGGTCGGCCGATCGCTCGCCGAGGAACTGCTCGCGGAGGGCGCCGCGGTGACCGTCAGCGACATCGATGCCGACGCGGTCGAAGCGTTCGCTCGTGACCACGACGTCGAGACGGTGGCGCCCGAGGCGGTGTACGAACGGGACTGCGACGTCTTCGCGCCCTGTGCGGTCGGCGGCGTCGTCAACGACGACACGATCCCGACGCTCGAGTGCGACATCGTCGCCGGAGCGGCGAACAACGTGCTCGCCGAGCGACGACACGCGAACGAACTCCGCGACCGTGGCGTGCTGTACGCGCCGGACTACGTGCTCAACGCCGGCGGCCTGATCACGGTCGCAAAGGAGCACCTCGGCGGGACTCGCGAGGAGGCCTACGACGAGGCGGCCGCGATCGGCGACCGCCTGCTCGAGTTGATCGAACGCGCCGACGATCGGGGAACGACGGTCCTGGACGCGGCCGACGCGTACGCGGAGGAGCGAATCGACGGGGCGGAGACGACGCTAGCTTCCTCGGCGTAA